A single Numenius arquata chromosome 1, bNumArq3.hap1.1, whole genome shotgun sequence DNA region contains:
- the ADAMTS1 gene encoding A disintegrin and metalloproteinase with thrombospondin motifs 1: MRTGGRLPVPAALLGLCLCLCRCGAAVPAERRALVLPRRLGAAGGGGRERFRLEAFGERLTLELEPDSSFLAPDFTLQYLGGPPPPPEDDLSRCFYSGTVNRDPSSAAALSLCAGMRGAFSLRGRQYLIQPAPGTAHRGGPHLLRLRGTPRAAPAARCAVAEAGREVEEAGTEPPGHAETRSRRKKRFVSSPRYVETMLVADQSMAEFHGSGLKHYLLTLLSVAAKLYKHPSIRNSISLVVVKIMVIYEERKGPDISSNAALTLRNFCSWQKQHNPPSDRHAEHYDTAILFTRQDLCGAKTCDTLGMADVGTVCDLNRSCSIIEDDGLQAAFTTAHELGHVFNMPHDDAKQCAGINGISRDFHMMASMLSNLDRSQPWSPCSAYMITTFLDNGHGECLLDKPHKPIQLPSDLPGTLYDANRQCQFTFGDESKHCPDAASTCTTLWCTGTSGGLLVCQTKHFPWADGTSCGEGKWCMNGKCVNKTEKKHYDTPVHGSWGSWGAWGECSRTCGGGVQYSFRECDNPVPRNGGKYCEGKRVQYRSCNIEDCPDNDGKTFREEQCEKHNEFSKSPFGSGPAVEWTPKFAGVSPKDRCKLVCRAKGTGYFFVLQPKVVDGTPCSPDSTSVCVQGQCVKAGCDRMIGSNKKFDKCGICGGNGSTCKKVSGTLVRAKPGYHDVVTIPAGATNIEVKQRNHRGTRHDGSFLAIKAADGTYVLNGDYTLSTLEQDITYKGSVLRYSGSSAALERIRSFSPLKEPLTIQVLTVGDLPQPKIKYTYFVKKPTQPGSEKAPSRKKESFNAIREIISSEWVIEEWGECSKSCGSGWQRRAVECRDPRGRPATDCARELKPSDVRPCADVPCPQWQLGDWSPCSKTCGKGFKKRLLKCISYDGSVLPQESCEPSKKPKHLIDFCNVTDCS; the protein is encoded by the exons ATGAGGACCGGGGGGCGCCTGCCGGTGCCGGCggcgctgctggggctgtgcctgTGCCTCTGCCGGTGCGGCGCCGCCGTCCCCGCCGAGCGGCGGGCGCTGGTGCTGCCGCGGCGCCTGggcgctgccggcggcggcggccgggagcgCTTCCGCCTGGAGGCCTTCGGGGAGCGGCTGACGCTGGAGCTGGAGCCCGACAGCAGCTTCCTGGCCCCGGACTTCACCCTGCAGTACCTgggcgggccgccgccgccgccggaggacGACCTCTCCCGCTGCTTCTACTCCGGCACCGTCAACCGGGACCCCAGCTCCGCCGCCGCCCTCAGTCTCTGCGCGGGGATGCGCGGCGCCTTCTCCCTGCGGGGCCGACAGTACCTCATCCAGCCGGCCCCCGGCACCGCGCACCGCGGCGGACCTCACCTCCTCCGCCTCCGCGGGAccccccgggccgcccccgccgcccgctgTGCCGTGGCCGAGgcggggagggaggtggaggaggcgGGGACGGAGCCCCCCGGGCACGCAG aaacgagaagcagaaggaagaagaggttCGTGTCCAGCCCCCGTTACGTGGAGACCATGCTGGTCGCCGACCAGTCGATGGCCGAGTTCCACGGCAGCGGGCTGAAGCACTATCTCCTGACACTGCTCTCTGTGGCCGCCAAGCTGTACAAGCACCCCAGCATCCGCAACTCCATCAGCCTGGTGGTGGTGAAAATCATGGTCATTTACGAGGAGCGGAAGGGACCCGATATCTCTTCCAATGCAGCCCTGACTTTGAGAAACTTCTGCAgctggcagaagcagcacaaCCCGCCCAGTGACCGGCATGCGGAGCACTATGACACGGCCATCCTCTTCACCAGACAG gaccTCTGCGGTGCCAAGACATGTGATACTCTTGGGATGGCTGATGTGGGAACAGTTTGTGATCTAAACCGCAGTTGCTCTATCATAGAAGACGATGGTTTGCAGGCTGCCTTTACGACAGCCCACGAACTAG gccacgTGTTTAACATGCCTCATGACGATGCAAAGCAGTGTGCTGGTATTAATGGAATAAGCCGGGATTTCCACATGATGGCATCTATGCTTTCCAATCTGGATCGCAGCCAGCCGTGGTCTCCATGTAGTGCCTACATGATTACAACATTTTTGGATAACGGTCATG gtGAGTGTTTGTTGGACAAGCCCCACAAACCAATCCAGCTTCCTTCGGACTTGCCTGGCACGTTGTACGATGCCAACAGACAGTGCCAGTTTACATTTGGAGATGAGTCCAAGCACTGCCCCGACGCAGCCAGTACGTGTACGACGCTGTGGTGTACTGGCACTTCTGGAGGACTGCTGGTGTGCCAAACCAAACACTTCCCTTGGGCAGACGGCACCAGTTGTGGGGAAGGGAAGTGGTGCATGAATGGCAAGTGTGTGAATAAAACTGAGAAGAAGCATTATGAT ACGCCAGTGCAtgggagctgggggtcctggggggcatGGGGAGAGTGCTCCCGGACCTGCGGCGGTGGAGTGCAGTACTCCTTCAGGGAGTGTGACAACCCTGTCCCGAGGAATGGGGGGAAATACTGTGAAGGGAAGCGGGTGCAATACAGATCATGTAACATCGAGGACTGTCCAGACAATGATG GCAAAACCTTTAGGGAGGAACAATGTGAAAAGCACAATGAGTTTTCCAAGTCTCCCTTTGGAAGTGGACCTGCAGTGGAGTGGACACCCAAGTTTGCTGGTGTCTCTCCGAAGGACAGATGCAAGCTGGTCTGCCGAGCAAAAGGAACGGGATACTTCTTTGTTTTACAGCCAAAG GTTGTGGATGGTACCCCGTGCAGCCCCGATTCCACCTCTGTCTGCGTCCAGGGACAGTGCGTAAAGGCTGGCTGCGACCGTATGATAGGATCCAATAAGAAGTTTGACAAATGCGGTATCTGCGGTGGCAACGGCTCCACTTGCAAGAAAGTGTCTGGCACACTTGTTAGAGCAAA ACCTGGATACCATGACGTCGTCACCATTCCAGCTGGGGCAACGAACATTGAGGTGAAGCAGCGAAACCACAGGGGCACAAGGCATGACGGCAGCTTCCTCGCCATCAAAGCCGCAGATGGCACCTACGTCCTCAACGGCGATTACACCCTGTCGACGCTGGAGCAGGACATCACCTACAAGGGCAGCGTGCTGAGGTACAGCGGCTCCTCTGCCGCCCTGGAGAGGATCCGCAGTTTTAGCCCTCTGAAGGAGCCTCTGACCATCCAAGTCCTCACGGTGGGGGACCTGCCGCAGCCCAAGATCAAGTACACCTATTTCGTGAAGAAGCCCACACAGCCTGGGTCAGAGAAGGCGCCCAGTAGAAAGAAAGAGTCCTTCAACGCCATCAGGGAGATCATCTCCTCTGAGTGGGTCATCGAGGAGTGGGGCGAGTGCTCCAAGTCATGCGGCTCGGGCTGGCAGCGGCGGGCGGTGGAATGCAGGGACCCTCGGGGGCGGCCGGCCACCGACTGCGCCCGGGAGCTGAAGCCCAGCGACGTCCGTCCCTGCGCCGACGTGCCCTGCCCGCAGTGGCAGCTGGGGGACTGGTCGCCCTGCTCTAAGACGTGCGGGAAAGGTTTCAAGAAGAGATTGTTGAAATGTATTTCTTACGACGGCAGCGTGCTGCCGCAAGAAAGCTGTGAGCCTTCCAAGAAACCGAAACACCTAATAGACTTCTGCAACGTTACGGACTGCAGTTAA